A genomic region of Sideroxydans sp. CL21 contains the following coding sequences:
- a CDS encoding GntR family transcriptional regulator → MLLKVPEQGTLADVAAHRLAHSIVTGELAQGQKLNEAELAESFGMGRGPLREALRHLEGMRLVKRIPNVGARVVVLDRKTLSDLYAVREALEGMACRIAAVQMTDDEIAQLSALLDSHEEQIKQDGGKVYSQSEGDLDFHYQIVRGSRNEMLMHLLGSEQYQLLRMCRYRTSRNAQRTRPALLQHRQIVDALAHRDGELAELLMRRHIQGAWRSISEMIDKEEEAA, encoded by the coding sequence ATGTTACTCAAAGTACCAGAACAAGGCACCCTTGCAGACGTTGCAGCCCACCGGCTGGCACACAGCATTGTCACAGGCGAGCTGGCCCAAGGGCAGAAGTTGAACGAGGCAGAGCTGGCCGAAAGCTTCGGCATGGGGCGCGGCCCGTTGCGCGAGGCCCTGCGCCACCTGGAAGGCATGCGGCTGGTCAAGCGTATCCCCAACGTCGGCGCACGCGTGGTGGTGCTGGACCGCAAAACACTCTCCGACCTCTACGCAGTGCGCGAAGCACTGGAAGGCATGGCCTGCCGCATTGCCGCAGTGCAAATGACCGACGACGAGATCGCCCAATTGAGCGCCCTGCTAGACAGCCATGAAGAACAGATCAAGCAGGATGGCGGCAAGGTCTACTCGCAAAGCGAGGGCGACCTCGACTTTCACTACCAGATCGTGCGCGGCAGCCGCAACGAGATGCTGATGCACCTGCTCGGCAGCGAGCAATACCAATTGCTGCGCATGTGCCGTTACCGCACCAGCCGCAATGCCCAACGTACACGCCCCGCGCTGCTGCAGCACCGCCAGATCGTCGATGCACTGGCACACCGCGATGGCGAACTGGCCGAGTTACTAATGCGTCGCCATATCCAGGGCGCATGGCGCAGCATCAGTGAAATGATAGATAAAGAGGAGGAGGCAGCATGA
- a CDS encoding HypC/HybG/HupF family hydrogenase formation chaperone, whose amino-acid sequence MAIPSRVVALSGEMATVECFGEQRDVSLMLMDGPLALGDYVLVQAGGFAYERVTPTRAQETLDILSAVIGQPAAA is encoded by the coding sequence ATGGCGATCCCCTCCCGCGTCGTGGCCCTCTCGGGCGAAATGGCCACCGTGGAATGCTTCGGCGAACAGCGCGACGTCAGCCTGATGTTGATGGATGGTCCATTGGCGTTGGGTGACTACGTGCTGGTGCAGGCCGGCGGCTTTGCTTACGAACGCGTCACTCCCACCAGGGCGCAGGAAACACTGGATATTTTAAGCGCAGTAATCGGGCAGCCTGCAGCAGCATAA
- a CDS encoding HyaD/HybD family hydrogenase maturation endopeptidase: MRIIVLGVGNTLLSDEGIGVRAIEKLQLDYNLPPEVVVIDGGTTGMEMLEDLSNADHIIIIDAVRGGKAPASIIRLADEQVPVFFKTKLSPHQIGLSDVLATLAFIGEQPGGVTVIGVEPVSLETSMSLSPQVEARLPELMDLVVTELRELGVAVKNNMRKAA, translated from the coding sequence ATGCGCATCATCGTGCTCGGCGTCGGCAACACCCTGCTCTCCGATGAAGGCATCGGCGTCAGGGCGATCGAAAAATTGCAGCTCGACTACAACCTGCCGCCCGAGGTCGTCGTCATCGACGGCGGCACCACGGGTATGGAAATGCTGGAAGACCTGTCGAACGCCGACCACATCATCATCATCGACGCGGTACGCGGCGGCAAGGCACCGGCTTCCATCATCCGGCTGGCCGACGAGCAGGTGCCGGTGTTCTTCAAGACCAAGCTGTCGCCGCACCAGATCGGGCTGTCGGATGTGCTGGCCACGCTGGCATTCATCGGCGAGCAGCCCGGCGGCGTCACCGTGATCGGCGTCGAGCCCGTATCGCTGGAAACCTCCATGTCTCTCTCGCCGCAAGTGGAAGCGCGGCTGCCGGAGCTGATGGATCTGGTCGTCACGGAATTGCGCGAGCTGGGTGTGGCAGTCAAAAACAATATGCGGAAGGCGGCATAA